In one Natronosalvus amylolyticus genomic region, the following are encoded:
- the dnaK gene encoding molecular chaperone DnaK: MASNKILGIDLGTTNSAFAVMEGGDPEIIVNGEGDRTTPSVVAFTDDDERLVGKPAKNQAIQNPEKTIASIKRHMGEDGYTVDIEGEEYTPQQISAMILQKIKRDAEEYLGDDVEKAVITVPAYFSDKQRQATKDAGEIAGFEVERIINEPTAASMAYGLDDDSDQTVLVYDLGGGTFDVSILDLGGGVYEVVATNGDNDLGGDDWDHAIIDWLADEFENEHGMDLREDRQALQRLKDAAEEAKIELSSRKETEINLPFITATDDGPIHLEESLTRAKFESLTADLIERTVEPTEQALEDAGYGKDDIDEVILVGGSTRMPQVTEKVEELIGEAPQKNVNPDEAVALGAAIQGGVLGGEVDDIVLLDVTPLSLGIEVKGGLFERLIEKNTTIPTEESKIFTTAADNQTSVQVRVFQGERELANKNEQLGEFHLTGIPPAPAGTPQIEVTFSIDENGIVNVSAEDKGTGTSEEITIEGGAGLSDAEIERMQREAEEHAEEDKQRRDRIEARNTAEATIQRAETLLEENDDVDDELRDNIEAAVDELEATIDDSDADAEAIEAATKELSNELQEIGKQIYQEAAAAEAGGAGPGGAGPGGAAGAGMGGGPNPGPGGPAGDDDGEEFVDADFEDVDPEDDEN; the protein is encoded by the coding sequence ATGGCGAGTAACAAGATTCTCGGAATCGACCTTGGGACGACGAACAGCGCCTTCGCGGTTATGGAAGGCGGTGATCCAGAGATTATCGTCAACGGCGAAGGAGACCGCACGACACCCTCTGTCGTCGCCTTCACGGACGACGACGAGCGACTCGTCGGCAAACCGGCGAAGAATCAGGCGATCCAGAACCCCGAAAAGACGATCGCCTCGATCAAACGCCACATGGGCGAGGACGGCTACACCGTCGATATCGAGGGTGAGGAGTACACACCCCAGCAGATTTCGGCGATGATCCTCCAGAAGATCAAACGCGACGCCGAAGAGTATCTCGGCGACGACGTCGAGAAGGCCGTCATTACGGTCCCGGCGTACTTCTCGGACAAACAGCGCCAGGCGACCAAAGACGCCGGCGAAATCGCCGGCTTCGAAGTCGAGCGGATCATCAACGAGCCAACGGCCGCGTCGATGGCGTACGGCCTCGACGACGATTCCGATCAGACCGTACTCGTCTACGACCTCGGTGGCGGTACGTTCGACGTTTCCATCCTCGACCTGGGTGGGGGCGTCTACGAGGTTGTCGCGACCAACGGGGACAACGACCTCGGTGGCGACGACTGGGACCACGCGATCATCGACTGGCTGGCAGACGAGTTCGAGAACGAACACGGCATGGACCTGCGTGAGGATCGACAGGCCCTCCAGCGGCTGAAAGACGCCGCCGAGGAAGCCAAGATCGAACTCTCGAGCCGCAAGGAGACCGAGATCAACCTGCCGTTCATTACGGCGACCGACGACGGTCCGATCCACCTCGAGGAGTCACTCACACGCGCGAAGTTCGAATCACTCACGGCGGATCTGATCGAGCGAACCGTCGAGCCAACCGAGCAGGCACTCGAGGACGCGGGCTACGGGAAAGACGATATCGACGAGGTTATTCTGGTCGGTGGCTCGACCCGGATGCCACAGGTAACCGAGAAGGTCGAAGAGCTCATCGGTGAAGCCCCACAGAAGAACGTCAATCCCGACGAGGCTGTCGCACTGGGCGCAGCAATTCAGGGCGGTGTCCTCGGCGGCGAAGTCGACGACATCGTCTTGCTCGACGTCACGCCGCTCAGCCTCGGTATCGAGGTCAAAGGCGGCCTGTTCGAGCGCCTTATCGAAAAGAACACGACGATTCCAACCGAGGAGTCGAAAATCTTCACCACCGCTGCGGACAACCAGACCTCCGTGCAGGTACGGGTCTTCCAGGGTGAGCGCGAACTCGCGAACAAGAACGAACAGCTCGGTGAGTTCCACCTGACGGGCATCCCGCCGGCGCCGGCCGGAACGCCACAGATCGAAGTCACCTTCTCTATCGACGAGAACGGGATCGTCAACGTCAGTGCCGAGGACAAAGGCACCGGCACCAGCGAGGAGATCACTATCGAGGGTGGCGCTGGCCTCTCCGACGCCGAAATCGAGCGGATGCAGCGCGAAGCCGAAGAACACGCCGAAGAGGACAAACAGCGCCGTGACCGCATCGAGGCACGCAACACGGCCGAAGCGACGATCCAACGAGCCGAAACCCTCCTCGAGGAGAACGACGACGTCGACGACGAACTTCGTGACAACATCGAGGCTGCCGTCGACGAACTCGAGGCGACTATCGACGACTCGGACGCCGACGCGGAAGCAATCGAAGCCGCGACGAAAGAGTTGAGCAACGAACTTCAGGAGATCGGCAAACAGATCTACCAGGAGGCCGCGGCGGCCGAGGCCGGTGGCGCAGGACCCGGCGGTGCAGGACCCGGCGGCGCAGCTGGTGCCGGCATGGGTGGCGGACCAAACCCAGGTCCAGGCGGCCCAGCGGGCGACGACGACGGCGAGGAGTTCGTCGACGCCGACTTCGAGGACGTCGATCCCGAAGACGACGAAAACTAA